In Streptomyces sp. NBC_00483, a single window of DNA contains:
- a CDS encoding DJ-1/PfpI family protein, with protein MAPKILIVTGDAAESLEVLYPYQRLREEGYEVDIAAPTRKKLRFVVHDFEPGFDTYTEKPGYTWPADLAFSEVDPGQYAALVIPGGRAPEYLRADAELRKIIKSFFDTDRPVAQICHGPLLTAAVDALRGRRVTAYPALETDMQAAGATFQDAEVVVDGTLVSSRAWPDHSQWMREFLTVLRAKAPAGS; from the coding sequence ATGGCACCCAAAATCCTGATCGTCACCGGCGACGCGGCGGAATCGCTGGAAGTCCTCTACCCGTACCAACGGCTGCGGGAGGAGGGGTACGAGGTCGACATCGCGGCTCCGACCCGCAAGAAGCTGCGGTTCGTCGTCCACGACTTCGAGCCCGGCTTCGACACCTACACGGAGAAGCCCGGCTACACCTGGCCGGCCGACCTGGCCTTCTCCGAAGTCGATCCGGGCCAGTACGCCGCACTGGTGATTCCGGGCGGCCGAGCACCGGAATATCTGCGCGCCGACGCCGAGCTCCGCAAGATCATCAAATCCTTCTTCGACACCGACAGGCCCGTCGCGCAGATCTGCCACGGCCCGCTCCTGACGGCAGCGGTCGACGCCCTGCGGGGCCGACGCGTCACGGCGTACCCGGCCCTCGAGACGGACATGCAGGCGGCGGGCGCCACGTTCCAGGACGCGGAGGTGGTCGTCGACGGCACCTTGGTCTCCTCCCGCGCCTGGCCGGACCACTCGCAGTGGATGCGGGAGTTCCTGACGGTGCTGCGGGCGAAGGCGCCGGCGGGCAGCTAG
- a CDS encoding ATP-binding protein, whose translation MGFGFGQRRGGQLPVEVTTFVGRKDELAEVRAGFERARLVTLVGPGGVGKSRTAMRAAAGLAERFPDGVWLVELSALRDPELIPVTLAAVLELPEQAGMEPLDAVVAHLQGRRLLIVLDTCEHLVDACAMLTDVLLREAAGVSVLATSRQPLDVPGERCCAIAPLAPDDALELFVQRASAVVPGFAVDEANREQLAALARRLDGIPLAIELAAVRLRAVPLEHLVERLGQRFEVLTGGRRTSLTRHQTLRTAIGWSHELCTPQERLLWARLSVFAGSFGLAAAEVVGAGGELAGPDVLEQLIGLVDKSVVQRIGENGSRYRMLDTIREYGAEWLEEAGQSAAVRQRHSAYHRELGQRYWDGFLTTEQVGHYRVLRAARADVRAALEYAYQSPDSVAAGVWFAAQLGPYWRAVGQLSEGRYWIEKGLALLDEVGQEQAWGRFMTALFSVWQGDLPGALELFHRAVDIARRSGNDRVELFCDAYLGGLDALCGEPDGLDVMEDARQRILAREDGLGIGVIHYEAALLLGVLGDTDGALALCRTGLAHLESTGERQLFGSTLMVQGVILWLAGERVEAVASLCRGLEAAAEIDEVLIAALCCLGLAWSAAYDKRQVRAAWLLGYAENARRLGGGDPVGMLPSLFEEQESVRGAVLRALGEEEFGRWWGVGARLSGRQVLDAVRAGADAPPVAQVPAARGGGVDALTRREREVAVLVAEGMSNREIAERLVISKRTADAHVEHILAKLGVGSRTEIPSIAGGAEFA comes from the coding sequence ATGGGTTTCGGGTTCGGGCAGCGGCGGGGCGGTCAACTCCCCGTAGAAGTAACCACGTTCGTCGGCAGGAAGGACGAACTGGCCGAGGTGCGGGCCGGGTTCGAGCGCGCCCGCCTCGTCACCCTGGTGGGACCGGGCGGCGTCGGCAAGAGTCGTACGGCGATGCGGGCCGCGGCCGGGCTCGCCGAGCGGTTCCCGGACGGGGTGTGGCTCGTCGAGCTGAGCGCGCTGCGCGACCCCGAGCTGATCCCCGTCACCCTGGCCGCCGTGCTCGAACTGCCGGAACAGGCGGGCATGGAGCCGCTCGACGCCGTCGTCGCGCACCTTCAGGGGCGGCGGCTGCTCATCGTGCTCGACACGTGCGAGCATCTCGTCGACGCCTGCGCCATGCTCACCGACGTACTGCTGCGGGAGGCGGCCGGCGTCAGCGTGCTCGCCACCAGCAGGCAGCCGCTCGATGTGCCGGGGGAGCGCTGCTGCGCCATCGCGCCGCTCGCCCCCGATGACGCCCTGGAGCTGTTCGTGCAACGGGCGTCCGCCGTGGTGCCGGGCTTCGCCGTGGACGAGGCGAACCGGGAGCAGCTCGCGGCGCTCGCCCGACGACTCGACGGGATCCCGCTCGCCATCGAGCTGGCGGCGGTGCGGCTGCGGGCGGTGCCCCTCGAACATCTGGTGGAGCGGCTCGGGCAGCGCTTCGAGGTGCTCACGGGCGGCCGGCGCACCTCGCTGACCCGGCACCAGACGCTGCGTACGGCCATCGGCTGGTCGCACGAACTGTGCACGCCGCAGGAGCGGCTGCTGTGGGCGCGGCTCTCCGTCTTCGCGGGCTCCTTCGGGCTGGCCGCCGCCGAAGTCGTGGGCGCGGGCGGCGAGTTGGCGGGCCCCGACGTGCTCGAGCAGCTCATCGGGCTCGTCGACAAGTCCGTCGTGCAGCGGATCGGGGAGAACGGCAGCCGGTACCGGATGCTCGACACCATCCGCGAGTACGGCGCCGAGTGGCTGGAGGAGGCGGGGCAGTCGGCGGCCGTGCGGCAGCGGCACTCCGCGTACCACCGGGAGCTCGGGCAGCGTTACTGGGACGGCTTCCTGACGACCGAGCAGGTCGGCCACTACCGGGTGCTGCGCGCGGCGCGGGCCGATGTCAGGGCCGCGCTCGAATACGCCTACCAGAGTCCCGACTCGGTGGCCGCCGGCGTGTGGTTCGCCGCGCAGCTCGGCCCGTACTGGCGGGCGGTCGGCCAGCTCTCCGAGGGGCGGTACTGGATCGAGAAGGGGCTCGCGCTCCTCGACGAGGTGGGGCAGGAGCAGGCGTGGGGGCGGTTCATGACCGCCCTCTTCTCGGTGTGGCAGGGGGATCTGCCGGGCGCGCTCGAACTCTTCCACCGGGCCGTCGACATCGCGCGCCGCTCGGGCAACGACCGGGTCGAGCTGTTCTGCGACGCGTATCTGGGCGGCCTCGACGCGCTGTGCGGGGAACCGGACGGGCTCGACGTCATGGAGGACGCGCGGCAGCGGATCCTGGCGCGCGAGGACGGCCTCGGCATCGGCGTCATCCACTACGAAGCGGCGCTGCTGCTCGGCGTGCTCGGGGACACGGACGGCGCGCTCGCACTGTGCCGCACGGGGCTCGCCCACCTGGAGAGCACGGGGGAGCGGCAGCTGTTCGGGTCCACGCTCATGGTGCAGGGCGTCATCCTCTGGCTCGCCGGGGAGCGGGTGGAGGCCGTCGCCTCGTTGTGCCGGGGCCTGGAGGCCGCCGCGGAGATCGACGAGGTGCTGATCGCCGCGCTGTGCTGTCTCGGACTCGCCTGGTCCGCCGCGTACGACAAGCGGCAGGTGCGGGCGGCGTGGCTGCTCGGGTACGCGGAGAACGCGCGGCGGCTCGGGGGCGGTGACCCGGTCGGGATGCTGCCGTCACTCTTCGAGGAGCAGGAGTCCGTGCGTGGCGCCGTACTGCGGGCCCTGGGCGAGGAGGAGTTCGGGCGGTGGTGGGGCGTGGGGGCGCGGCTTTCGGGGCGGCAGGTGCTCGATGCCGTACGGGCCGGGGCCGACGCGCCGCCGGTGGCGCAGGTGCCGGCGGCGCGTGGGGGCGGGGTGGATGCGCTCACCCGGCGGGAGCGGGAGGTTGCGGTGCTGGTGGCGGAGGGGATGTCCAACCGGGAGATCGCCGAGCGGTTGGTGATCTCCAAGCGGACGGCGGATGCGCATGTGGAGCATATTTTGGCGAAGTTGGGGGTGGGGTCACGTACGGAGATCCCCTCAATCGCCGGAGGGGCTGAGTTTGCCTAG
- a CDS encoding HAD family hydrolase: protein MGRHFGMHTGTHIVWDWNGTLFHDNEAVIRASNAAFAAVGLEPITLEKYRELYCIPIPKFYERLMGRLPTPAEWTAMDGAFHQHYERYAVDCRLTEGVELLLAGWQEAGRSQSILSMAGHEQLVPLVSQLGIAERFVRVDGRTGPSGGSKTEYMVRHLKVLDGVAPERTVVIGDAADDAVAAIAAGAQAVLYTGGSHSRASLEGVGAPVVDTLVEAVREAERLAAAA from the coding sequence ATGGGGAGGCACTTCGGGATGCACACGGGCACACACATCGTCTGGGACTGGAACGGCACGCTGTTCCACGACAACGAGGCGGTCATACGCGCCAGCAACGCGGCCTTCGCGGCGGTCGGGCTCGAACCGATCACGCTGGAGAAGTACCGCGAGCTGTACTGCATCCCCATCCCCAAGTTCTACGAGCGGCTGATGGGCCGGCTGCCCACCCCGGCCGAGTGGACGGCGATGGACGGCGCGTTCCACCAGCACTACGAGCGGTACGCGGTGGACTGCCGGCTCACCGAGGGCGTCGAGCTGCTGCTCGCCGGCTGGCAGGAGGCCGGGCGCAGCCAGTCCATCCTCAGCATGGCCGGACACGAGCAACTCGTGCCGCTGGTAAGCCAGTTGGGCATCGCCGAGCGGTTCGTGCGCGTCGACGGGCGGACGGGCCCCTCTGGCGGCAGCAAGACCGAGTACATGGTGCGGCACCTGAAGGTCCTCGACGGCGTGGCCCCGGAGCGGACCGTGGTCATCGGGGACGCCGCGGACGACGCCGTGGCGGCGATCGCCGCGGGCGCGCAGGCCGTGCTCTACACCGGCGGCTCGCACAGCAGGGCCAGTCTCGAAGGGGTGGGCGCTCCCGTCGTCGACACCCTGGTGGAGGCGGTGCGCGAGGCCGAGCGGCTGGCCGCGGCGGCCTGA
- a CDS encoding DUF6912 family protein → MRVYVPLSLPRLAEAYKAGEIGPAPVTAFAVTPALREWYRSEDIEELEYAALNRAALASLRLVAADPAAARRRVVVAVDVPDGAAVADQDRGGEQGALGELTVRETVPLAKVAAVHVDSGDADADVAAAAEALAAADRGDDDAQFVVDGAEDHDLLWFATQEIPGLVG, encoded by the coding sequence ATGCGCGTGTACGTACCTCTGTCCCTGCCTCGACTCGCAGAGGCGTACAAGGCCGGCGAGATCGGGCCCGCGCCCGTCACCGCCTTCGCCGTGACGCCCGCGCTGCGCGAGTGGTACCGGTCCGAGGACATCGAGGAGCTGGAGTACGCGGCGCTCAATCGGGCCGCGCTCGCCTCGCTGCGGCTCGTCGCCGCCGACCCCGCTGCCGCGCGCCGCCGGGTCGTCGTCGCGGTGGACGTGCCGGACGGGGCCGCCGTCGCCGACCAGGACCGCGGAGGCGAGCAGGGCGCGCTCGGCGAGCTGACGGTGCGCGAGACGGTGCCGCTGGCGAAGGTCGCCGCCGTGCACGTCGACTCGGGCGACGCCGACGCCGATGTGGCGGCCGCCGCAGAGGCGCTCGCCGCGGCCGACCGGGGCGACGACGACGCGCAGTTCGTCGTGGACGGCGCCGAGGACCACGACCTGCTGTGGTTCGCCACGCAGGAGATCCCGGGCCTCGTGGGCTAG